ACTGAAAGACTAAATGTAGTTTTTGTAGTTTCTTTAGGGAGAAATTAGGATGATTTTTCACCCTGGTATCAACCATAggcatgtgtgtatatatttatgcaCTACATTCAATTGTTTGTGGCAACTTCTGTACTTCATTGTGGCAGTTTGATTTTGCCTATGGGTTTTAGCAGTGTTGGCATGTAATTCTTGCCAGGGCAGCTTCTTCTGGAATTCAGTTCACAGAATTAAGGTTTTGCCATCCTGGCAATATGCCATTTATCTTGTTAGTCCTTCTGTGGCCATGGGAGTTGTGTACCTGAACCTTCAGGACTTTTGTTTCAATGGTTTTTTATGAAATTACATTATTTGGGCTTATACTTTTCCTGTGTTAACTAGGGCACAGTGGCTGGTGGAGCTGGCTTGACAAGTTGAGCAGAATGGTAAGAGGGATAGTAACAGTATGTTGTTTTGACATCTCTTCAAAGCTGGAATGCTTCTGCTGTTCCAGCAACAATGCTTTAATTTCCCAAAAGATGAACTGGCTTTTGCCACCCTCTGTACGGGCAATTGTGATGCATAAACTCTACTGGCTTGTCCCAGTACTAAGGTTTGTTAATATAAACTATTTTCCAAATATCTGCTCCTGCATCCTGAGAAATTGTCATTTTCTGTAGGATGGGACAGGAAGGGAATAGACAAGCTCAAATGTGCTGCTGTGTTGCCCTGAGACATGGATTTCATAGTTACTCGCCATTCCAGATGACAGGGGCCTCCACTAGAAGTGAGATGCCCAGTGCAGTGAGCTCCAGCCTCAATTTACTGAGACAATATGAGgcttttcaatttttctgtttatttatgaCTGTTTCCAGTCTTGACtatgagatgggctttaaggtcaGGGAAGGTTTTCAAGCCTTCCTGAGACATTTTGAAATTACCTTGGTCTGCAGCCTGTTGAAATACTTGGAGTTTTCCTGCTTGCCATGACGTGAAGCTTTGCTCACAGTGCTTGGGTAGTGAACAACTTGtatgctgcttttatttcttagcTGAATGCAGCATGTATACAAAAGTTCCTGTGAAACCACAGGTGGTTTGTGTTGGAACAAAGCAGAGGCAATGGATTGTGTAACTTGTATCCTAAGAATTCAGACcaatttgaaattttcttcttcttgtaATTTTACTTGGCATGAAATTTAGATTCTTAGTGATATTCTGTTGTCTCCAATACTTGAATCatcaaattatttcagcagGTGTAATTTGTTTATTAGATACTGTGGCTAATCATAATTGATTCTTTATTTTATGATAGCTCAATAATCTACCACAAGTGGATGGAGTTATTTAAGCATCATGAACATCAGTTTGGTGCATAGTGATGCATTCAGTATTCTGGGGGTGCTTAGATCAGAGATGTATTCAGgccttttttgtgtttttcagcttgCTGCAAAACAGTTCTGTATGATCATCTGGTGATCAGTGATGCAGtaacatttggattttttttttttttacaggaacCACACTGTTAAATACTGTCATACCAACCTGTCAAAACTGCAGTTCCTTGTGAAATGGTAAGCCAAATGCAGAAGCTCCAGCACTGAAAGGgagaaatcccaaatcccttACACCTCACCTCTACCTCTCCCTCTTATTTTGTGGCTGTGTATTCCAGTTGCTTGCCTGGTTTTGGCCTCAGCAGTCTGATACATCCCTGAGCTTTAGCTTGCTCAGACCACAGGTTGTTTGGACAAGTATTTTTCTACCACTTTAGTAAGGTTTTGTGGGTCAGTGAAGGGTCCAATGAgcaagagggagggagaagttCATGCTCCTGAGAGAGAGATGCAGCCTGTTTGTCAGAGAAGTTTGGGTGCCTGTCAGTGCAGCACAAGCACCAAACACCCCAtcttaacattttcaaatatgatCATTTTAGTCATCTTTTAGGGCTGTTAATGATGGTATTGAGATATCTCCTGCCTCACTACACTCATTTTTGGTGGTTGTCTAGGTACACATAATGGTTGCATAGATTTGACAACCTTTTTGTATCATTCAGTCACTGAAATTCAATTTATGTGGTAAGTCAGTTACCTCAGATGTCACAACTGACTTTCCTGATTAAGACAAAGCATTTGTAAtagtttcttatttttcaacTTGACTATcgaattaaaaatacatttcttgttAAGCACACCTGAAGAATCTTCACAAGAACAATTAATATAGCAGCCaaatttacagtaattttcaaaattctgcGTCTTGTATTAATATGCTTattaaaatgcttctgcttAGTCAGCCATAAGAAAATTACtcaaaattttataaaaattaaccAACTGCTGATCAGCAGTCATCTACTTGGCCGATGAAATTTGAGGGTAATGAAAAGCTTTGGTAATGCAAATGTTGCTGATCCTGCTTAAGATTTGGCTAAAAGAGGGGGGGTATAAGCATAAGCAATGAACGGGGACTGTGTTCCTGGGATTTGGAACTCAAATAGAAGGCTGACAAAGAATGTAGTGGCAAACAAGGATAGGAATATATATAGACGTATATATTCTGACCTACTTATTACAGATGTAAACTCAGTGGGGAATTAACTGATAGAGAAGGTAAAGGACACAGTTTTTCTAGCAGAGGTGTATGAAAACCAAGTCTTTAGAAATTTGAATCAGAAACAAGACCGTAATTGTGAGGACTGAAATGGGACTTTGCAATTTAATGCAAGCATGGATTACAAATTTTGACTTGGCTGTTCGAACATGTTAAAATGCCGCCCTCTGATTTGTTGAGATTGTCACCTGCAGATGAGGTTACTGCTTCCCGTTTATTGCACTGGTTCACGTACATAAGCGTTAAGGAAGAAAGAACGACTGTGAAGAAGAGTTCCTATGGATTTGCATACGCGTGTTAGTGATCGCCCCGGACACGGCGTGGGCCGAGCGGGCAGTCCCGGGCCTGCCGCCTCTCCTGGGCGGGGCTGTCTCCGTCAGATGCCGTGTGCAGGGAGGACTCcgctccctgctccagagcgTATCGGAGACCCCCGGTGTCTCCTCCCAGGCCCAGTCTCGGCCTCAGGGCGGGCCCGGGCGCGCAGGGCCGGGGCCGGTGCCGCGGGGGCCGCTGGGAGCGCGGCCCGGGCCGCTCCCGGTAACGGCCGCCGCTGGCCCCGCCATGAGCGGGAGCGGCCACCTCAGCCCGCCGCCTGCTGGGGGCCAGgagcccctcagcccctcccGAGGCTCGCCGCTCTCCCTCGCGTCCCGCTCCAGCTCCCcgggctggcaggaggaggaggaggaggaggagcgggaGGCGGCCTCCCGGAGCCCGCCGGGCGATAGGTAACCCCTGCGGCAGGGAccgggctggagctgggcccggggctgccccttgtggaggaggaggaggaggagcgggaGGCGGCCTCCCGGAGCCCGCCGGGCGATAGGTAACCCCTGCGGCAGGGAccgggctggagctgggcccGGGGCTGCCCCTTGTGGGCCCCTGCACTCTCTTCACTCTTCTGGAGACCTTGGGGACGGAAGATTATGTCACATAAAAATAAGCTTGTTTGCATTGATAAGCTCTTTAAGCgtgctttgttcctttttttattttttttttatttttttatttttttatttttattttttagtgcaTTGGAAAGTCTTCTCAGTGGACACCTGACTATTTTTATGGGCTTGTAAATTGTCTATATGCAGTTGGTCTTAGCCTGATAAAAAGCTATAGTCTCTCCTGCCTTAATTTAAAAGTGCTTGCAAATTAAAGCACTGATTTGTGTAGTGTATATAGCTTATATAGCTGCTCCAGActcagttttgtttgtgtgcattgcacagctcctgctccagtgaCTTAATCTTACTCAGATTCAATTATATGCAACCATAATATGCATTCTTTTCACTTGGGATCTTGCTGGCTTGACAGGAGAATAAGTAATTCCTACTcttcccttaaaaacagaaggggggagagcagggagagagagcCTGTCTTATTCTGCAATACAGTTTCATGATGGAAATTTCACAGACTTCTGCATTAACTGCTGGTGAATGTAATTATTAAGGCTGAACTGAGCTAAAAGTGCCACTGGATAAAaggaaggacagcagagctTCGTGGGGTGCAGGTTTCCAGCATGGTTCTCTAATTTCCATGGAGAGCAGTGTAGGAATATGGACCACACTGAACTTTACTTAAAAgcatttcttgaaaaatatattgaaagtCTAAGGAAAGTGTTCAGGTGTAATCAGAAGCTTCAGAGTGATCATTCAGTTTATGGTCCTTTCTCCTTTAGTTATTCTTTTACCTCTCCATACAGATCTACCcaataagcaatttttttcatgtaccTGGAAGTTCTGTTGCAGTTTGTTCAAGCTACAACATGTCTTTGCAGCTTCAGAGGCTGCTTGGAACAGCTCCCAACTCTTGGGCCTGTTGCTGCAATATTCTCTGGCAGCACTAAGATGTAGCTGAAGACAACCTCTTTTAGGGCCTGAGTTGTTAATCTTATTAAACTGTGGGCAAAAATACGTGCTTTGCTGATGCAGACACTGCTTCTGAGTaacactgctgctgtgttgtACTAAGTGTTCATGTAGCAGCTTCTATGTATAGCTGCCAAGATCTGAGaagtataataataaaaaccactTTGTATATAGCCTTCCGTGTACGCATGCACTCTGAatcttgttgttgttgttgttgtcctcttaaaattacacaaaaattaGCTGGAGGCAGATAATGTGGGAAATGCCATATTTGCAAAAGAGAAGGAGTGAAAACATGGCCTTGCTAGTGCTGTTAGTATGTTAGAAATGTTAGTATGAACTAATGTTCATACTTTTCATCGTGGATCCATTGTTATGTTTTATGGTGTGACCTTAGTGAATATATGGCAAATGATAATCACTGCTTTCTATTAATAGGCTTCAGGTCTAATGCCAAATGTGTCTAGTTTGATTTAAGGTACTTACTTAGCAATAAATGTGCACTTGAGAATGGAGTATTTCAAGAAGGctattattgtaattattttgaagaagTTGATAAATGatagaatttcagaaaatggtCCTGTGAAATTCAGCGTCTGTGTGGTTTAAAATGCATGGTTGGTGTGCCAGGGAGAGTGTGACTGTTGGCTGTAATGCACCAAGAAAGTCTGGGTTCTGGTGCAATCTGAGAGCTTTCAATCAGTATTGGAGAAGTGTTTCTCCTAACAGGTCTTAATACTGAGCTTGTATTTTCTGCtattaaagctttattttctgttatttcttacTCATTTGCAGTAAGTTTTTTAATCTATTACTGTGAACAATTTTTGAGAAGTTGACAGTATGAATTTCATGAGTGCTGataataaatactatttttcttaatttattcaTTCTCCTAGTACTTCTTCTAAGGTTGGTTTAATTTGTTAGTTGTGTTTCACTAGATGCCATAATGCAAATCATGCAAAGCAAAAGAATGTATTGAGGAAGTATCCCTGCCCAAAATGTCAAGTCTGTACAAAgttatggggttttttcctgaatgtGAATGTATAATACTTTTATCCTTTAATAAACTTTCAGAGACTTATTTTCTTACAAGATGTGTTATTAGGCATTCTTAAGTGGCATCTCTTATTATATGAGTTTAAAAGCTGTCTCTGTTTAATTTTTGGTGTTTATTAATGCTGTAGCATAAAAGCCCTAGAGTGCAGCAGAATGTGTTGGATTCTGCTGGGCTTGTGGGTGTTTGTTTGGTGCTACTTCTGTCCTTGCATTGTCTGTGTGTCAGGGTGTCCCTGTCAGTTCTGTTATTGTGCATTTCATACTGTAAAAGTGGGTTTATCTGGGAAAATAAACCTGTTCTGGGTAGGTTTCAGTGTAAACCAGTTACCCTGACTTGAGCAGCAAGCAGTCCTGTTAGCACAAACACATGTGGGTAAAACAACTGGGAAGAGCAGAACAAAACTCCATAGCACTGATGTTATCCCCAAATGCTTTCTACCACAGGAATGTATTCTAAAGATGACTGTGACAGAAAATGATGTGCAGTTGAGTATTGGAGTACTGCTGCGTCCTGTGAATATGTTGATCTTTTATATTGATAAAATCCAGATatcttacatttaaaaaattgatttctgGAACATTAGCATAATATGCTTGTTGGATGCTTCTCCTGTAGCTTAGCTTCAGCAAACAGAACTCCTCACTGTAATGCAGTATGTATGTATGTAGGTTTTCCCAGGGCCTGTACATCTATATGAAATAGTAAAGTGAAGTCTAGTTTCACTGCTTtgttctcaagaaaaaaattctgtgacgGAAGAAaccttttaaagaaatgtcttggcatgttttcagattttgctgACTTGGACCCTAATATACCCTGCTACTTATGAAACAGTACATATATAAAACATTATAAAAGATATTTCTGACCTGGGGCTAGGATTGCTGCATTATTCATGAGTAAAGAAGTTATGAGTAACTTACGTAAGATATCCTATTAAATGTCTAATAGAACCTTGTATAATGCCATCAAGTATTGTATGCTAGCTGTATTTCTTAAGCACATTTCCTGTGAAACCGTTTTAAGGTGGAAAACTTTTTGGATTGAATGGGTGGATTCGTAATGGGTGGATTCTTAATGCTGAGGTTGCTTGGTACCATGAATCCACTTGTATTAGACTtgagcaaagaaaataacattcttgcttttgctttgattttgctAAAGACCACTTGATACATGGAGCTTCTTGTGACCAAGGATAGGATGTTAAtgttaaatttctgtttttccttggcTTCCATATTTGAGAAGTGGCACTTTGATGCTCAAGGTATTCTTTTTGTTTAGTTCCTTAAAGGTAATATTTGAATCTGTTCCACAGTTTAGAATAACTAACAAGCTAGAATTTAGTAAAATGTAGAATGCAAGGGGGATGGTCAGAGGTGCATTATAAATGCCATTTCTCCATTAGGGAGATTACTAAGCAAGtagaaaaattatgtaattgTCGTCACATTATGCcataaaagaaaagtattttttcaagaTAGTAACATTGTTCTACTTTTCAAAtacattataaataatattatcttatgtttcttgcttttaattCAGGACAGCTGAACACTCTGAAATTGCAAGGAGGAGAGAAGTGTCACCTTTGAAAGATAACCTTTCACCATGGGAAGAATGGTTCATTAGCAAAGAGAAGGAGCTGCGTGCCCGCTTACAAGCTAGAGCTGCAGAGGTGATTACATCCAGTTATTTTGATTCTAAGTCTAATAGAAGATAGCAAGCAcaggattttcttcttcttggtTGTAGAAACATggagagttgttttttttctttttattttaatgtcttaaGCCTCCATGGTGTTTGTGTTTGTCAGTGTTGGCATGATTCATGTTACgtgcattttcttttgctgtataTTATGCTTCACTGAACTGGTGCTgcataatattttgtttatccAACTGTCAGGTAATGGTTCAATGTTAGAagattaaaacatttatttaattactgcCTTGATTGTCATCATGGGTATGCACTCCTGCATGTAGGTTGTAGAAAATAGGGTGTGTGCTGATTTGTAAGTATGCCAAGCTACTTGATTGAGGCACAGTGTTGTTAACCACTTAGCATGTATTTTACAACTGTTTGGTGTCctttcccaggacagggatccctgtacagcattttttttcccctcattctATCTTTTGCCCCCTTGCAGATGAACAGTTCTTGAAAACAAGGGCTAGGACACAATTAAGTGAGAGCACTCTATCTTTTCTTGATTACTCTGTAGTTGCAGCTGGTTAAATTATACTGTTGTTGAAAATCAAATGGGAAGTATTGGGTAGAGATTAGAACAATCACATCAAACACAGATAATTTCTCACTTTAGTTACTGATTAACTGTTTGACCTTGAATGTTTTCCTAGCCTTTCTGTGATTATCTGTAAAGTGAATATAGCATACAGCTGTTTTATGTGGGCTACTTCATGTTGTTTATAAAACACCTACCACTGGAAGGTTCAGGAACAGAATTTTACAGGTCAGCAGTACCCCAAAGTAGTTTGTTAAACTTGAGGAATGTGCTTTGATCTGTTAATCCACATCCACCAAATGTTTCATGACTTCCCATTTATATTCTGGATTGGAAATGTAAGTGTAAGCTAGCAGATATCTCTCAACTTAGTATTAAAAAGAGTCATAGAACAAGCATTACTTAAAGCCATGTAGAAAATAGTCATATaggtaaatatttttagtttgtaAGTTTTTGAAAACATTAGATTTTAAACTGCAGCAAGACAGTGTGAAAAGCTtatatttgggggaaaaatttAATCAACTTTTTTGTAAGATGCcaaaagagaatgaaatatgtgatattcatattaaaaaatattgctacATTTGCATATTAAAAGTATTGTAAACTTATACTCTGAGAAACAACTGTGAAGTCCCAGTTCTTTTGCTGACATTAGTACAAAGCCTGCCCTTAATGTCAAAAATGTGGATAAACGTTTGGAGTGGAATTAGGTTGGGTCTTCTAAGGTGCTTACAGTGCCATCAGCTTTTACAGAAACTGGAATCCCTGCAATACAGGTGTCTTGGAACTCAAAGGAGATGTTATTTGCTGTAACTTTGCCTCAATGCAGCAACAACTGTATTTTCAAACTATTGTGGGTGTTTGAGCTTTCTGTAGGCTTCTGTTGATGTCCTACCAAACTGAATTCAGTGTAAGAAAAGGGGGTTCTCTTTGAAACTGACTGCAGTGTAGGGACCATAAAATTAGTTTCATGGAAATAATTCCATCTGTCTATGTTTAAAGGTATGAATTTCCATTGAAAATTAGTACTTTGTGTTAATGCTACTGTTGGAGAAGCTAGACATCTCAAATTGTCTCCTTAGTTatgttatttctttattaactTCACTGGAGAGATACAAATGATTGCATATATACTGCATGTCATATAAATATACTTCGAAATTTCTTCTCtcatcttcaaaataaaactcctgTTTCAAAATTTGCCAGAATCTGCACATAATAATTTTGGCTTTAGTAAGTCTTGCCTTAAGCCCTAAAGTTCTAGTAGTTCtggtattaaaaataacagGTGAATAATATTTCACTTAGTTTTTGATACCTTCCACAGTGCAGAGCAGTACACAgtgtaaattttaaatattgtagGAAAGTACTACTGCAAATTAAGAGTCTGCTGACTAACAATTCATTTTAATAAACCAGTGAATTATTTGATACATTTAATTGCTTCCAAAGcctaattaaaatatatatttccagTTAATATCctaaaaattatacatttttcaTTGATTGTATTACATAGTATTTCTGTGTTGACTGCCATTCTTCTCCAAAATCTTAATGagggaaaaataccaaaatttaaTGCCTACATTGTTTTAACTGCAGCAGTATTGCCAGTATTCCTGTAAATGGTCACCACAGATTTGAAATGTATACTACTTCTGTAACTAGGAAATGAATAAACAGCttgagaaaatgaagcaaaatgaagaatatgaaagaagaaaaaggatggCTGAAGAGAAACACAAGGAATGGgtccaaaagaaaagagaagaggtAAATATTGCTTTGGCTGGAAATACTGCAGTACATGCCATGCTTGAGTAAGCCTATGTAAAATTTACTCAATCTGTTTGGACatccatgttttctgtttgctgagtAAATGGCTGCTTGAattgaaaattacaaaaacatgCTAAAGCAGCTAAACATTTTTTcaaggctgttttttttttttttttctgtaaagtacaaaggcatttgttttctgaatagTCAGATAACTGACAATTGGTGTACATCTTGTGTAGTAGCCTTCTGCTTGTTATAGCTGGGGTTTTGGTCCTTATGGTACCCAGACTTCCCAGGTTCAGTGCCCAAACATTTTTGGTTAAGTGTGTGTGCAATGTTTTGTACACCAAGTGAGCCAGAAGAAGGATTTAGTTAAACATCACCACGAACAGGCAAAGAGTATTTGCTATAGGATATGGTTTAAGAGGGATAATTGAGGTATGGGGCCAGATTGAGGGAATTCCCAGTAGACCACAGTTAGTAATTGGGAATTCTTTCAGTCAATAATTAATTTCTGGGTGGGATCAAAagttttttaagttcttttgaGGGGGTGCCTGAGTCCAGGGTCAGAAACAGACAGAATCATGATCTCAGTGGGGCTCTGTAATAGCTGTGTCACACCAAGTGACCACGTGCACTGGATGGCAGGAATGGGAACACTTGGGAGACCCAGGGCATGTTCAGCCCCTGGCAGTTCATGGGCTTATGTGTTCATCATCTTATGATCTGTAGAAATACCAGTTGTTCATTGTTCTATACTTCTGTTTCTGAATAAAATCAGATGaatattcactgaaaatatCACAACTGCACTAGCTGGGTTGGATGGGCAAGCCTcatacatttgttttcatgattATTAGAACTCTTTCAGATTCAGCCTAGAACCACTAGAATAACATATATTTGAATCTAATCTAATTAATCTTAGTCTTAATGCTGGTTGGATAATTGACAGAAATCCACTGCAGAACCTATCCTGCTCTGTTAATTTCTTATGATTCATATTACTAGTTAAAGTACACAGGAAAAAGTAGATTTATTATTCAGCACATACAATTCCATTTCCCtcttccaaaatgaaatttaaatgagaattaaatTCTGAGTGTCTGTAACTATTCATTGAAGGAGTCAGTCTGCCTCTTAAAACAGTTCCAGTTCAAAACCAgaagttttccttctgtctcttccTCACTACTCCTACCATCTACTTCAGTTTCCATAAATTATTACTTATTTGGGTTTTCCTTGGAACTTTGTGGATGTACTGGTTAATAACTTATATTCTGTTGTCAGTGGGATTAGGTGGTCTTTATTATGGTAATCACACCAGCCCagaggacaagagaaaaaaacatacttGTGTCTGGACTTCATCATATTATGTTTTGGAAGCATATGGTCATTCTTAGAGCATGCCCCAAGTGTTTAGAAAAGTGAGctgattttcatttaaatcagaTGATTCATTGGCTAGTCTTTCCTATAAACTACACTCAAATCAAGGATAAACTGAACTTAAAATCTTAGCTGTCTATAGGATATTAACATTAGTGCTGCATAGACTGTCCCACTTAAAGTTTCCACAAGATTATTTGTGGATGTGGTCACAGACTGAAGGATAAATATATCAATTTGGTGACTAAGATGTTTAAAATTCCATCAATATTTCTCTTGTAGTTAAGGTAAGAGTCATGAGCACTGAAAAGTGACATAATTTTCTTGGGAGTGTGTATATCTGCACATATATATTGGGAGTGTGCATCTCCTGTTTGAAAAACACTTCATTTACTCTGGAAGtatcaaaagatgtttcttgaGGCAAAACTTGCAgtattttttactgaaatttgcATTAAGCACTCACCTTTTTCAAACTCAGTTAATTATTGAATCTGAGCCCTGTGTGTAGAGTGCAGATAATAAGCAATGAATGCTTTATTTGGCAAGAGGCAGTACTTGCAGGGATCTTTGTAATCTCCACAAGTCCATATCCTTTTCCATTGCTCAATACTGTAGTGATAAAGAAAGTAAAGCACATTTGAGTATAGATGAAACTTCTTCATCTTGAGCATCCAGTACCAGGAGACATGCTGGAAGAGTCTTTATACCATATGAATGTGAGAGACATTTATGTTAGAAGTAAAATGTTTGTataataattttacattttacagaaaCTATTTTTGAAAGTAAAGGAATCCTAGCTATTTAGTATTCTTCTATGTAAATAGCTTTTGTGGTTCTTAAAGGTTGTAAATTAACTAGaagtaatattttgaaatacGAGCAATCAAAGAACATTTTAAGCCATGAAATATGtttatgcaaatatttgctcATGGCAAAATTTTTCAGCTCCCtagaaattaaaagcttaataaaatcaatttttagGCACTACCTTGGACCTAATAACACCTTTACAATTTTCAGTAAGATACTGGATCTCTCCTGGACAAAAATAGTCTCCCTTTTAAAGCTGAGCCATTTTTGGACAAACAGTAAATTGTCTGTTGACTTTTTAGCAAATAtcaattgaaatattttaactctAAGAATGCTTTTgattccagaagaaaaatgaacatgATTTTTTATGTAACTGAAACTCTTATTTCTGAGTTACTGTGTAAAAATGAAGTGGTTGTGATTATAAATGCTGACCAGGTAAATTTGGTGTTCAGTTCCTGT
This sequence is a window from Parus major isolate Abel chromosome 5, Parus_major1.1, whole genome shotgun sequence. Protein-coding genes within it:
- the CCDC34 gene encoding coiled-coil domain-containing protein 34, which gives rise to MKFEGRKNDCEEEFLWICIRVLVIAPDTAWAERAVPGLPPLLGGAVSVRCRVQGGLRSLLQSVSETPGVSSQAQSRPQGGPGRAGPGPVPRGPLGARPGPLPVTAAAGPAMSGSGHLSPPPAGGQEPLSPSRGSPLSLASRSSSPGWQEEEEEEEREAASRSPPGDRTAEHSEIARRREVSPLKDNLSPWEEWFISKEKELRARLQARAAEEMNKQLEKMKQNEEYERRKRMAEEKHKEWVQKKREEERRERKRKLTKEMAEKATRELEKLQLQEKADIKYKEWLKKKIAEDAEKKKKEKEKQKEREAELQEKKTRSEKIFKEWLQNARNKPQPALNGYGFPHGNSKGSADRTLYPAPAYCNPIPWKPVHVPLPKEESVLTTKKSKRPVSCQPHSSLPTVISKPKSSPCNGSLCRKKS